One Actinoplanes missouriensis 431 DNA segment encodes these proteins:
- a CDS encoding ABC transporter permease, giving the protein MTTTETAHVEKRAGRERRRLDEGTIRNLGLLGVLVILVIIGIITRPELYSDPAWVRNNVLTILQQASAIGVVTVGMTFVIIGGGIDLSVGAIIALAAVWSTTVATQSFGAGGMIFTALAVGVGVGLVNGVLIAYGKLVPFIATLAMLVAARGLAAQISGKQTQISESSVINSIATTKILGIPLLVIILGVVVAAGWVLLNRTTFGRRTVAVGGNPEAARLAGINVKRQTLLLYVLSGLCCGIAAIMLTSQATSAQAAMANLYELDAIAAAIIGGTLLSGGRGTIIGALFGVLVFSTITNLFAINNLPTEVQNMVKGAIIVAAVLVQQFRFSALTQMFKK; this is encoded by the coding sequence ATGACCACCACGGAGACCGCACATGTCGAGAAGCGTGCCGGCCGTGAGCGCCGCCGTCTCGACGAGGGCACGATACGCAACCTCGGCCTGCTCGGCGTCCTGGTGATCCTGGTGATCATCGGGATCATCACGAGGCCGGAGCTGTACAGCGACCCGGCCTGGGTGCGGAACAACGTCCTGACGATCCTGCAGCAGGCGTCCGCGATCGGCGTGGTGACGGTCGGGATGACCTTCGTGATCATCGGGGGCGGCATCGACCTGTCGGTCGGGGCGATCATCGCGCTCGCGGCGGTCTGGAGCACGACCGTCGCGACTCAGAGCTTCGGCGCCGGCGGCATGATCTTCACGGCTCTCGCGGTCGGAGTGGGCGTCGGGCTGGTCAACGGCGTGCTCATCGCGTACGGGAAATTGGTTCCCTTCATCGCCACACTCGCCATGCTGGTGGCGGCGCGCGGCCTCGCCGCGCAGATCTCCGGCAAGCAGACGCAGATCTCCGAGAGCTCGGTGATCAACAGCATCGCCACCACCAAGATCCTCGGCATCCCGCTGCTCGTGATCATCCTGGGTGTCGTGGTGGCGGCCGGCTGGGTGCTGCTGAACCGCACGACGTTCGGCCGCCGCACGGTCGCGGTCGGCGGCAATCCCGAGGCGGCCCGGCTGGCCGGCATCAACGTGAAGCGGCAGACCCTGCTGCTCTACGTGCTCTCCGGTCTCTGCTGCGGCATCGCCGCGATCATGCTGACGTCGCAGGCGACGAGCGCGCAGGCCGCGATGGCGAACCTGTACGAACTGGACGCGATCGCCGCGGCCATCATCGGCGGCACGCTGCTCAGCGGCGGCCGGGGCACCATCATCGGCGCTCTCTTCGGAGTGCTGGTCTTCTCCACGATCACGAACCTGTTCGCGATCAACAACCTCCCCACCGAGGTCCAGAACATGGTCAAGGGCGCCATCATCGTGGCCGCCGTCTTGGTCCAGCAGTTCCGATTCTCCGCGCTCACGCAGATGTTCAAAAAATGA
- a CDS encoding substrate-binding domain-containing protein, whose product MSSLSRRRVLFGGAAVGAGALLTACTSNDTSNNAQVNTNSGNENAAPGEKVVIGFTAPAADHGWIAAITNNAKAQAQQYEDVELKVTEAGSDAAAQRAAISTMIAEKPTIIVMLPHDGKELNAAAEEAMRAGIPVVNLDRAFPSQDAYRLQIKGDNYGMGLAAGAYIGEQLKTKGVSNPIIGEIPGIDSLELTQERTKGFNDALAVYGFKVANRRPADFTIDGGQKAATDLLQALPRMDAVWNHDDDQGVGVLAAIQQANRNEFFMVGGAGAKSAIDHIAADDSVLKATVTYSPSMASSAISLARLIAQGKGMADLVELQVPKEITLASETITKENAAQYAKLGF is encoded by the coding sequence ATGTCCTCATTGTCCCGTAGGCGCGTTCTGTTCGGCGGCGCTGCCGTCGGCGCCGGCGCCCTGCTGACCGCCTGCACCAGCAACGACACTTCCAACAACGCCCAGGTCAACACGAACAGCGGCAACGAGAACGCCGCTCCCGGCGAGAAGGTGGTCATCGGCTTCACCGCCCCGGCCGCCGACCACGGCTGGATCGCCGCGATCACCAACAACGCCAAGGCCCAGGCCCAGCAGTACGAAGACGTCGAGCTCAAGGTCACCGAGGCCGGCTCGGACGCGGCGGCCCAGCGGGCGGCCATCTCCACGATGATCGCCGAGAAGCCGACGATCATCGTGATGCTGCCGCACGACGGCAAGGAGCTGAACGCGGCGGCCGAGGAGGCCATGCGGGCCGGCATCCCGGTGGTCAACCTGGACCGTGCGTTCCCGTCCCAGGACGCCTACCGGCTGCAGATCAAGGGTGACAACTACGGGATGGGGCTGGCCGCCGGGGCGTACATCGGCGAGCAGCTCAAGACCAAGGGCGTCAGCAACCCGATCATCGGGGAGATACCCGGCATCGACTCCCTCGAGCTCACCCAGGAGCGGACGAAGGGCTTCAACGACGCGCTCGCCGTCTACGGCTTCAAGGTCGCCAACCGCCGGCCCGCCGACTTCACGATCGACGGCGGCCAGAAGGCCGCGACCGATCTGCTCCAGGCGCTGCCCCGGATGGACGCGGTCTGGAACCACGACGACGACCAGGGCGTCGGCGTGCTCGCGGCGATCCAGCAGGCGAACCGCAACGAGTTCTTCATGGTCGGCGGCGCCGGGGCCAAGTCCGCGATCGATCACATCGCGGCGGACGACTCGGTGCTCAAGGCGACGGTCACCTACAGCCCGTCGATGGCCTCCTCGGCCATCTCGCTGGCCCGGCTGATCGCCCAGGGCAAGGGCATGGCCGACCTGGTGGAGCTGCAGGTGCCCAAGGAGATCACGCTCGCTTCCGAGACGATCACCAAGGAGAACGCCGCGCAGTACGCCAAGCTGGGATTCTGA
- a CDS encoding Gfo/Idh/MocA family protein, with the protein MYPDLRVGMVGYAFMGAAHSQAWRTVNHAFDLPLQARMSVVCGRSADQVAHAATRLGWAGHTTDWRSLVESDEIDLIDICTPGDTHAEIALAALAAGKHVLCEKPLANSVAEAREMAAAAAQAQSHGVRAMCGFNYRRVPAVALMRDLVARGRIGAIRHVRATYLQDWIVDPEFPLVWRLRKEIAGSGALGDIGAHIVDLTQFVTGQSITTVSALTETFVRSRPLPSESAGLAASANGTVLGDVTVDDAALFLARLDGGAVATYEATRFATGRKNALRVELNGALGSLAFDFERMNELEFYDATGPGAEQGFTRILVTEPDHPYVAAWWPPGHGLGYEHSFTHEVRDLIEDIAAGRDPAPSFADALQVQLVLDAVEQSAASGAWTDVETVLEPA; encoded by the coding sequence ATGTATCCGGACCTGCGAGTCGGCATGGTCGGTTACGCGTTCATGGGGGCCGCGCACTCGCAGGCCTGGCGCACCGTCAACCACGCTTTCGACCTGCCGTTGCAGGCCCGGATGTCGGTGGTGTGCGGCCGCTCAGCCGACCAGGTGGCGCACGCCGCCACGCGGCTGGGCTGGGCCGGGCACACCACCGACTGGCGGTCGCTGGTGGAGAGCGACGAGATCGACCTGATCGACATCTGCACGCCGGGTGACACCCACGCCGAGATCGCGCTTGCCGCGCTCGCCGCGGGCAAACACGTCCTCTGCGAGAAACCCTTGGCCAATTCGGTGGCCGAGGCGCGGGAGATGGCCGCGGCCGCGGCCCAGGCCCAATCCCATGGGGTACGGGCGATGTGCGGCTTCAACTATCGGCGGGTGCCGGCCGTCGCGTTGATGCGGGATCTGGTGGCGCGGGGACGGATCGGAGCGATCCGGCACGTCCGTGCCACCTATCTCCAGGATTGGATCGTCGACCCGGAGTTCCCACTGGTCTGGCGCCTGCGCAAGGAGATCGCCGGGTCCGGGGCACTGGGTGACATCGGCGCGCACATCGTCGACCTGACCCAGTTCGTCACCGGCCAGTCGATCACCACGGTGTCGGCGCTGACCGAGACGTTCGTCCGGTCCCGGCCGCTGCCCTCGGAGTCGGCCGGGCTGGCCGCCTCCGCCAACGGGACCGTGCTCGGGGACGTGACGGTCGACGACGCCGCCCTCTTCCTGGCCCGGCTGGACGGGGGAGCGGTCGCCACGTACGAGGCGACCCGGTTCGCGACCGGCCGCAAGAACGCGTTGCGGGTCGAGCTCAACGGTGCGCTCGGCTCGCTCGCTTTCGACTTCGAGCGGATGAACGAGCTGGAGTTCTACGACGCCACCGGGCCGGGTGCCGAACAGGGGTTCACCCGCATCCTGGTGACCGAACCAGATCACCCGTATGTGGCGGCCTGGTGGCCGCCGGGACACGGGCTCGGGTACGAGCACTCGTTCACCCACGAGGTCCGGGACCTGATCGAGGACATCGCGGCCGGTCGTGACCCGGCCCCGTCGTTCGCCGACGCGCTGCAGGTGCAGCTGGTGCTCGACGCCGTGGAGCAGTCCGCGGCCTCCGGTGCCTGGACCGACGTGGAGACGGTGCTGGAGCCCGCCTGA
- a CDS encoding apurinic/apyrimidinic endonuclease family protein has translation MRLRHPSGRIVHLSYGISLDHAETPSAALEALDATAAELRSRFGTGLLGVALRLPYRLAAALADDGRARTRLRAELDAKGLEVVTLSGTPDAEGGGENTDPLGDWSEIARVRHTLDLARILVDLLPFEEVRGAIGTCGLGRADDWDENRQKAGARHLSRLSAGLADLAWRVGRAVRCGFQPAPGRVLDGPEQTVAALTRVDKDRLGVCLDLPAVVRDWPDPEAGIDRMTDAGLSVITARITDTTAGWQPVLRHLLAADTARTEYVDVDTAGGAADLQHVLAELTALGLVPEQQPCTAP, from the coding sequence ATGCGGCTGCGCCATCCCTCCGGCCGGATCGTGCACCTCAGCTACGGCATCAGCCTAGACCACGCCGAGACGCCGTCCGCCGCTCTGGAAGCACTCGACGCGACCGCCGCCGAGTTGCGATCCCGCTTCGGGACCGGCCTTCTCGGCGTGGCGCTCCGGCTGCCGTACCGTCTCGCCGCCGCCCTCGCGGACGACGGGCGTGCCCGCACCCGGCTGCGTGCCGAGCTCGACGCCAAGGGGCTCGAGGTCGTCACGTTGAGCGGGACGCCCGACGCCGAGGGCGGCGGCGAGAACACTGATCCGCTCGGTGACTGGAGCGAGATCGCCCGCGTCCGGCACACCCTCGACCTGGCCCGCATCCTCGTCGACCTGCTTCCGTTCGAGGAGGTCCGCGGCGCGATCGGCACCTGCGGGCTCGGTCGCGCCGACGACTGGGACGAGAACCGGCAGAAGGCCGGCGCCCGGCACCTGTCCCGGCTCTCCGCCGGCCTCGCCGACCTGGCCTGGCGGGTCGGCCGCGCGGTGCGATGCGGCTTCCAGCCCGCGCCCGGCCGGGTGCTGGACGGTCCGGAGCAGACCGTCGCGGCGCTCACCCGGGTCGACAAGGACCGGCTCGGAGTCTGTCTCGACCTGCCGGCCGTGGTGCGCGACTGGCCCGACCCGGAGGCCGGCATCGACCGGATGACCGACGCCGGTCTCTCCGTGATAACCGCCCGGATCACCGACACGACGGCCGGCTGGCAGCCGGTGCTGCGTCATCTGCTGGCCGCCGACACGGCCCGCACCGAGTATGTGGACGTCGACACGGCGGGCGGCGCGGCCGACCTGCAGCACGTGCTGGCGGAGCTCACCGCCCTCGGCCTGGTCCCCGAGCAGCAGCCCTGCACAGCGCCCTGA
- a CDS encoding sugar phosphate isomerase/epimerase family protein, with protein sequence MARPITLFTGQWADLPFEEVCRLASEWGYDGLEIACWGDHFEVDRALTEDGYIERKHEQLAKHNLKCWAISNHLVGQAVCDHPIDERHQDILPAAVWGDGDPEGVRQRAADRMKDTARAAARFGVRTVVGFTGSSIWHTVAMFPPVPESMIERGYADFAARWNPILDVFDSVGVRFAHEVHPSEIAYDYWTTRRTLEAIGNRAAFGLNWDPSHFVWQDLDPVGFILEFRDRIYHVDCKDAKVRTGDGRRGRLSSHLPWADLRRGWDFVSTGHGDVPWEDCFRALNSIGYDGPLSVEWEDAGMDRLVGAPEALQFVRRLAFDAPSAAFDAAFSSR encoded by the coding sequence ATGGCACGACCCATCACACTCTTCACCGGCCAGTGGGCCGATCTGCCGTTCGAGGAGGTCTGCCGGCTCGCGTCGGAGTGGGGCTACGACGGGTTGGAGATCGCCTGCTGGGGTGACCACTTCGAGGTGGACCGGGCGCTCACCGAGGACGGATACATCGAGCGCAAGCACGAGCAGCTCGCCAAGCACAACCTGAAGTGCTGGGCGATCTCCAATCACCTGGTCGGCCAGGCCGTCTGCGACCACCCGATCGACGAGCGGCACCAGGACATCCTGCCGGCCGCGGTGTGGGGCGACGGCGATCCGGAAGGGGTGCGGCAGCGGGCCGCGGATCGGATGAAGGACACCGCGCGGGCGGCGGCACGATTCGGCGTCCGTACCGTGGTCGGCTTCACCGGTTCGTCGATCTGGCACACGGTCGCGATGTTCCCGCCGGTGCCGGAGTCGATGATCGAGCGGGGGTACGCGGACTTCGCCGCCCGCTGGAACCCGATCCTCGACGTGTTCGACTCGGTCGGCGTCCGGTTCGCGCACGAGGTGCACCCCAGCGAGATCGCGTACGACTACTGGACCACCCGGCGGACCCTCGAAGCGATCGGCAACCGGGCCGCGTTCGGACTGAACTGGGATCCGTCGCACTTCGTCTGGCAGGACCTCGACCCGGTCGGGTTCATCCTCGAGTTCCGTGACCGGATCTACCACGTGGACTGCAAGGACGCGAAGGTGCGGACCGGGGACGGGCGGCGCGGGCGGCTCAGCTCCCACCTGCCCTGGGCCGACCTGCGGCGCGGCTGGGACTTCGTCTCCACCGGTCACGGCGACGTGCCGTGGGAGGACTGTTTCCGAGCCTTGAACAGCATCGGGTACGACGGGCCACTCTCCGTCGAGTGGGAAGACGCCGGGATGGACCGGCTGGTCGGGGCGCCGGAGGCCCTTCAGTTCGTGCGCCGGCTGGCGTTCGACGCCCCGTCGGCGGCGTTCGACGCGGCGTTCTCCTCCCGCTGA
- a CDS encoding NAD(P)/FAD-dependent oxidoreductase gives MSQPVEVDVVIIGGGLAGLSAARRLDRAGVEWLLVEASDRIGGRVATDVVDGWHMDRGFQVINTAYPRLPALVDIDALDMRYFTSGVLVRRGADLHRLENPLREPLATPKTLLSGVGSLADRLKFAALATRCATLPAGKILDMPETTTQEMLRRAGISHRMIEEVLRPFFSGVFADRSLETSSHVAAMTLRSFARGRLGVPAAGMAALPAAIAGPLPFPQLLIGARTLSIGPGIVVTDGGEIRCRAMIVATDPLAASELLGGRVPRPDMHGLTTFYFGAPRAPIDEPILLLDGDRREIIANTIVMSNAAPEYAPGGMSLIAASVVGVSAPSSASEAVIRVELSRIYGAPTDDWELLNVVTLPHALPAARVPQSRLRKPVALGDGMFVAGDHRDSPSIQGALAGGWRAAGAVLAALGAHVGV, from the coding sequence ATGTCGCAGCCGGTTGAGGTGGACGTCGTCATCATCGGCGGCGGGCTCGCCGGACTGTCGGCTGCCCGCCGGCTCGACCGCGCCGGAGTGGAATGGCTGCTCGTCGAGGCCTCCGATCGGATCGGCGGACGCGTCGCCACCGACGTGGTCGACGGCTGGCACATGGACCGCGGCTTCCAGGTGATCAACACGGCGTACCCGCGGCTGCCCGCCCTGGTCGACATCGACGCGCTCGACATGCGCTACTTCACCTCCGGTGTGCTGGTCCGCCGCGGCGCCGACCTGCACCGGCTGGAGAACCCGCTGCGGGAACCGCTCGCCACACCCAAAACGCTGCTCTCCGGCGTCGGCAGCCTTGCCGACCGGCTCAAGTTCGCCGCCCTCGCCACCCGATGCGCCACCCTGCCCGCCGGCAAGATCCTCGACATGCCGGAGACCACCACCCAGGAGATGCTGCGCAGAGCCGGCATCTCGCACCGGATGATCGAGGAAGTGCTGCGGCCCTTCTTCTCCGGCGTCTTCGCCGACCGGTCCCTGGAGACCTCCAGCCACGTCGCCGCGATGACCCTGCGCTCGTTCGCCCGCGGCCGCCTCGGCGTGCCCGCCGCCGGGATGGCCGCCCTGCCCGCCGCGATCGCCGGCCCGCTGCCCTTCCCCCAGCTGCTGATCGGTGCCCGCACCCTCTCCATCGGCCCCGGCATCGTCGTCACCGACGGCGGCGAGATCCGCTGCCGCGCCATGATCGTCGCCACCGACCCGCTCGCCGCCTCCGAACTGCTCGGCGGCCGGGTGCCGCGCCCCGACATGCACGGGCTGACCACGTTCTACTTCGGGGCGCCGCGCGCACCCATCGACGAGCCGATCCTGCTCCTCGACGGCGACCGCCGCGAGATCATCGCCAACACCATCGTGATGAGCAACGCCGCACCCGAGTACGCGCCCGGCGGCATGAGCCTCATCGCGGCCTCCGTCGTCGGCGTCTCCGCACCCTCCAGCGCCTCGGAGGCGGTGATCCGGGTCGAACTGTCCCGGATCTACGGTGCGCCCACCGACGACTGGGAACTGCTCAACGTGGTGACCCTGCCGCACGCGCTGCCGGCCGCCCGGGTGCCGCAGAGCCGGCTCCGCAAACCGGTCGCCCTCGGCGACGGCATGTTCGTAGCGGGTGATCATCGCGACAGTCCCTCCATCCAAGGCGCGCTGGCCGGAGGGTGGCGCGCCGCCGGGGCTGTCCTGGCGGCGCTCGGCGCACACGTGGGGGTGTGA
- a CDS encoding phosphotransferase encodes MSSDALGVAVAAQRRRVPKMDRPAFERAVLVLHGLIEALGLAGFAGSVVQDGKPRLLLRFAAAPGFAHGAVLKVYGDRPRGEGPLLAAWGACGVPTPLVRYGEAAGGSWLLLEYLDLTPVDLSSSGACAAMTDMLASWGDVMHAESSEAAPFLRSLPDVMLPRWRQAIGALRRVDAPVQRHWAVLAERSYAHGPARPLHGDLAAANLGIAAGRLVIFDASALAGPAAFDAARWAARLARFGVDPRAAYERWAEREGLGPAGALLGVECVLEAGALIAAHPDVAEALLRVAAALLDENETLAKAASRKADQACDHGW; translated from the coding sequence ATGTCCAGCGATGCTCTCGGCGTGGCCGTGGCGGCCCAGCGCCGGCGGGTCCCGAAGATGGACCGGCCCGCGTTCGAGCGCGCGGTCCTGGTGCTGCACGGCCTGATCGAGGCACTTGGGCTGGCAGGCTTCGCCGGTTCGGTAGTCCAGGATGGCAAGCCGCGGCTTCTGCTGCGCTTCGCGGCGGCGCCGGGATTCGCTCACGGCGCGGTCCTCAAGGTGTACGGTGACCGGCCCCGCGGTGAGGGTCCGCTGCTCGCTGCGTGGGGTGCGTGCGGAGTACCAACCCCACTCGTGCGTTATGGCGAGGCGGCTGGCGGCAGTTGGTTGCTGTTGGAATACCTGGACCTCACCCCGGTCGACCTCAGCTCGTCCGGCGCGTGCGCGGCTATGACTGACATGCTGGCAAGCTGGGGTGATGTCATGCACGCCGAGTCCAGCGAGGCGGCGCCGTTCCTACGGTCACTGCCCGACGTGATGCTGCCGCGCTGGCGGCAAGCGATCGGGGCGCTGCGTCGCGTCGACGCGCCGGTTCAGCGGCACTGGGCCGTGTTGGCAGAGCGGAGCTACGCGCATGGCCCGGCTCGGCCGCTGCACGGCGACCTGGCTGCAGCGAACCTGGGGATCGCCGCCGGACGGCTCGTGATCTTCGACGCCTCGGCCCTGGCCGGACCGGCCGCCTTTGACGCCGCACGGTGGGCGGCACGGCTGGCCCGCTTTGGCGTCGACCCCCGTGCGGCATACGAGCGCTGGGCCGAGCGAGAAGGGCTAGGGCCGGCGGGAGCGTTACTGGGCGTGGAGTGCGTGCTAGAGGCCGGCGCACTGATCGCCGCCCACCCGGACGTAGCCGAAGCGCTCCTGCGAGTGGCGGCAGCGCTGCTGGACGAGAATGAAACGTTGGCGAAGGCGGCGAGCCGCAAGGCAGATCAGGCATGTGATCACGGGTGGTGA
- a CDS encoding aquaporin yields MKHPSLTQRLLAEFLGTALLLVAVVGTSAMAADLSPGDAGVRLLQNSCAVALALVAAIHTFGPVSRAHFNPAVSAADWILGRRTGTGLTTKELIGYVGAQVTGALAGTALGNAMFDRPVTAIADTTRSGGHILLSEVVATTGLLVLIAALTRSGRGASGPGAVGAYIGAACWFTSSTCFANPAVTIARMFTGTEAGIAPASVPGFLLAQAAGVALTCGLVPLLYPRADRVPVERGQDATVSRPNPAAGPPVPRSGAHRLHGGTALNPRVPAQRSLPRANRPSAAA; encoded by the coding sequence ATGAAACATCCGTCACTGACTCAGCGGCTCCTCGCCGAGTTCCTCGGCACGGCCCTCCTGCTCGTGGCCGTGGTGGGCACGAGCGCCATGGCGGCCGACCTGTCGCCGGGCGACGCGGGCGTCCGGCTGCTGCAGAACTCCTGCGCCGTCGCGCTCGCCCTGGTCGCCGCCATCCACACCTTCGGACCGGTCTCCCGGGCGCACTTCAACCCGGCCGTGTCCGCGGCCGACTGGATCCTCGGCCGCCGGACCGGGACCGGCCTCACCACGAAAGAACTGATCGGGTACGTCGGCGCGCAGGTCACCGGCGCGCTCGCGGGTACGGCTCTGGGTAACGCGATGTTCGACCGGCCCGTGACGGCCATCGCGGACACCACCCGGTCCGGCGGCCACATCCTGCTCAGCGAGGTCGTCGCCACCACCGGCCTGCTCGTCCTCATCGCCGCGCTCACACGAAGCGGTCGGGGCGCGTCCGGCCCCGGTGCGGTCGGCGCCTACATCGGCGCGGCCTGCTGGTTCACCTCGTCCACGTGCTTCGCCAACCCGGCCGTGACCATCGCGCGGATGTTCACCGGCACCGAGGCCGGCATCGCGCCCGCTTCCGTGCCGGGTTTCCTGCTGGCCCAGGCAGCGGGAGTGGCGCTGACGTGCGGGCTGGTTCCGCTCCTCTACCCGCGGGCCGATCGGGTGCCGGTCGAGCGCGGACAGGACGCCACGGTCAGCCGACCGAATCCGGCGGCCGGACCACCCGTACCGCGATCGGGAGCTCACCGGCTCCATGGCGGCACAGCACTGAACCCCCGCGTTCCCGCCCAGCGGAGTCTCCCGAGAGCGAACCGCCCATCGGCCGCCGCGTAA
- a CDS encoding aggregation-promoting factor C-terminal-like domain-containing protein, with amino-acid sequence MTHAWKKAGARTASVAVLLAGLVGGVYLGQQHETPAPVALTRAEVSDVQLLKERQNQHTADRAMRHEAEDEAAEKAASEAKRAAKQARTLETKKIEKKKAEAAGPVPFDGPIPGSCKEFNGSRAIGCTLMLQAGFGIAEFPCLNQLWNKESGWNYKAENRSSGAYGIPQALPGRKMASAGADWKSNPATQITWGLGYVKGRYQSPCGAWNYFQNNGHY; translated from the coding sequence GTGACCCACGCCTGGAAGAAGGCCGGTGCCCGCACTGCCTCGGTAGCGGTCCTGCTCGCCGGCCTGGTCGGCGGTGTCTATCTAGGACAGCAGCACGAGACGCCGGCGCCGGTCGCGCTCACCCGGGCCGAGGTCAGCGACGTGCAGCTGCTCAAGGAACGGCAGAACCAGCACACCGCGGACCGCGCGATGCGGCACGAGGCGGAGGACGAGGCCGCCGAGAAGGCGGCCTCCGAGGCGAAACGGGCCGCCAAGCAGGCGCGCACCCTGGAGACCAAGAAGATCGAGAAGAAGAAGGCGGAGGCCGCCGGGCCGGTGCCCTTCGACGGGCCGATCCCGGGCTCCTGCAAGGAGTTCAACGGCAGCCGGGCGATCGGCTGCACGCTGATGCTCCAGGCCGGTTTCGGGATCGCCGAGTTCCCCTGCCTCAACCAGCTGTGGAACAAGGAGAGCGGCTGGAACTACAAGGCGGAGAACCGCAGCTCCGGCGCCTACGGCATTCCCCAGGCGCTGCCCGGCAGGAAGATGGCCTCGGCCGGCGCCGACTGGAAGAGCAACCCGGCGACCCAGATCACATGGGGCCTGGGGTACGTGAAGGGCCGCTATCAGTCACCGTGCGGCGCCTGGAACTACTTCCAGAACAACGGGCACTACTGA
- a CDS encoding DUF2293 domain-containing protein: MQAVSKLERRVIAAAEQALSHGRQVSPIDVLTGLGWVSHRQVEAWQQGRVPDLESVTAVPADRLTDALEVFQRWVAGRGLSPSEAGYLSATRDRRQLRFTATGRPEQELAFRTHWMPADLPERQRERLTAKQGKAPDLVVVQPLKDFTCAGCGQTGADMLTMEDAGPFCLTCADLDHLVFLPAGNVALTRRAKKHSRLSAVVVRFSRSRRRHERQGLLVEQAAVEQAEQECLSDEDARARRRDRDRERREVADESFQQELAEEIGRLFPACPPARAAAISRHTGARGSGRVGRSAAGRALDPEAVTRAVVASIRHEDTDYDELLMSGVPREEARDRIRTAIDQVLDRWRHPR; this comes from the coding sequence ATGCAGGCCGTCTCGAAGCTCGAACGCCGGGTGATCGCCGCCGCTGAGCAAGCCCTGTCCCATGGGCGTCAGGTGAGCCCGATCGACGTGCTGACCGGGCTCGGATGGGTGTCCCACCGGCAGGTGGAGGCATGGCAGCAGGGCCGCGTGCCGGACCTGGAGTCGGTGACCGCCGTGCCGGCCGACCGGCTCACCGACGCGCTCGAGGTGTTCCAGCGCTGGGTGGCCGGCCGTGGGCTGAGTCCCAGCGAGGCCGGTTACCTGTCCGCCACCCGCGACCGGCGGCAGCTGCGTTTCACCGCCACCGGCCGGCCCGAGCAGGAGCTGGCGTTCCGCACCCACTGGATGCCCGCCGACCTGCCGGAACGCCAGCGCGAGCGACTCACCGCCAAGCAGGGCAAGGCCCCCGACCTGGTGGTGGTGCAGCCGCTGAAGGACTTCACCTGCGCCGGCTGCGGCCAGACCGGCGCCGACATGCTGACGATGGAGGACGCCGGGCCGTTCTGCCTCACCTGCGCCGACCTCGACCACCTGGTCTTCCTGCCGGCCGGCAACGTGGCGCTGACCCGCCGCGCCAAGAAGCACAGCCGGCTCTCCGCGGTGGTGGTGCGCTTCAGCCGCTCGCGCCGGCGTCACGAACGGCAGGGTCTGCTCGTCGAGCAGGCCGCCGTGGAGCAGGCCGAGCAGGAATGCCTGTCCGATGAGGACGCCCGGGCCCGCCGCCGCGACCGCGACCGGGAGCGCCGCGAGGTCGCCGACGAGTCGTTCCAGCAGGAACTGGCCGAGGAGATCGGCCGCCTCTTCCCCGCCTGCCCGCCGGCACGTGCCGCCGCGATCAGCCGGCACACCGGCGCCCGGGGCAGTGGCCGGGTCGGTCGCAGCGCGGCGGGCCGGGCCCTGGACCCGGAGGCGGTGACCCGCGCGGTGGTGGCGTCGATCCGGCACGAGGACACCGACTATGACGAATTGCTGATGTCGGGGGTGCCCCGCGAGGAGGCCCGGGACCGCATCCGCACCGCCATCGACCAGGTGCTGGACCGCTGGCGCCACCCACGGTAG